The following coding sequences lie in one Zingiber officinale cultivar Zhangliang chromosome 2B, Zo_v1.1, whole genome shotgun sequence genomic window:
- the LOC122045184 gene encoding uncharacterized protein LOC122045184 isoform X2 produces the protein MASSVAPMPISGKWLEPVRVSDSTANSRCSFNPSYLGKIVAPQRETKDVHSSSSSSDRSEEDGGSPGILERWASLQARELARTLDRQAREAEILALATAAPPVSARALSFLREASDSSSAGTAAVAAVDLPRSVRASSLIQMWRDLETDAGFSPKNRPENSSYNADNATPAATSSSSDELSSDYSGDSDSDIPATNCSLLREKNGRVENIVRMMSSGNRTRTAASSLNSKNKQSPRKKPEAMADKTSSDQRSIEDFVARMEQERRSELVALNEHRCVSQFQHQPIYGLTKHSTPKESDELHRRTAIMHPRRKQLDAEDFTSQFAAKRYDSESYRHTNSSWDERNLWMSNLDLQSMADLLPSYGWGGEVITEEGESYLQQHVSRWMHQPSSSWRQLAVRRQPMCVGFFQKFADNVELMELYERRRVSTSLDSDFCNKLNTVVLSLLDRQRKCCFDEDLTVNDEDHPFWQQKDEYFNSSKHVVDIPSSCLTPQNHTMFHSEHQKHASSPHQSSKNDVEFMDELRSGMTQIHEELHELRKLVKSCMEKQVELRDSIKQDILDVIRQSILI, from the exons ATGGCCTCCTCCGTGGCTCCGATGCCGATCTCCGGTAAGTGGCTCGAACCAGTCCGAGTCTCCGACTCCACCGCCAATAGCCGCTGCTCCTTCAACCCTTCTTACCTCGGCAAGATCGTCGCCCCTCAGCGGGAAACCAAAGATGTgcattcctcctcctcctcctccgaccGGTCTGAGGAGGACGGCGGGTCGCCGGGGATTCTAGAACGGTGGGCGTCGTTGCAGGCGCGAGAGCTGGCCAGGACCCTCGACCGGCAGGCTCGCGAGGCTGAAATCTTAGCGTTGGCCACCGCCGCTCCGCCTGTCTCCGCCCGCGCCCTATCCTTTCTCCGCGAGGCTTCTGATTCCTCTTCGGCCGGCACTGCTGCAGTCGCTGCTGTCGACCTTCCTAGAAGCGTCCGGGCGTCGTCGCTGATACAGATGTGGAGGGATTTGGAGACCGACGCAGGGTTCAGTCCCAAGAACAGACCGGAGAACAGCAGCTACAACGCCGATAATGCCACACCCGCTGCTACTTCCTCGTCATCGGATGAGCTTTCCAGCGATTACTCCGGGGACTCGGATTCTGACATCCCAGCCACGAATTGTTCTTTGTTGAGGGAGAAGAATGGTCGGGTGGAGAACATCGTGAGGATGATGAGTTCCGGAAACAGGACACGCACCGCCGCCTCGTCATTGAATTCCAAGAACAAGCAATCCCCCCGAAAAAAACCGGAGGCGATGGCAGATAAGACATCAAGTGATCAGCGATCCATTGAAGATTTTGTTGCAAGAATGGAGCAGGAAAGGCGGAGCGAGCTTGTAGCATTGAATGAGCATCGTTGCGTCTCTCAGTTCCAGCATCAG CCAATATATGGTCTCACGAAACATTCAACACCAAAGGAGTCTGATGAATTGCATAGACGAACAGCAATCATGCATCCCAG GAGGAAGCAACTAGATGCTGAAGATTTTACTAGTCAGTTTGCTGCTAAGAGATATGATTCAGAAAGTTATCGTCACACAAACTCATCGTGGGATGAAAGAAATTTGTGGATGAGTAACCTTGATTTGCAAAGTATGGCAGATTTGTTACCTTCATATGGTTGGGGCGGTGAGGTGATTACCGAGGAAGGAGAATCATACTTGCAGCAACATGTTAGTAGATGGATGCATCAGCCCTCCAGTTCATGGAGACAATTAGCAGTCAGAAGGCAACCAATGTGCGTTGGATTCTTTCAGAAATTTGCTGATAATGTTGAGCTTATGGAGCTTTATGAAAG GAGAAGAGTCTCGACTTCCCTGGATAGCGATTTCTGCAACAAGTTAAACACAGTGGTCTTATCATTGTTAGACAGACAAAGGAAATGCTGTTTCGATGAAGACCTAACTGTAAATGATGAAGACCATCCATTCTGGCAACAAAAGGATGAGTACTTCAATAGTTCTAAGCATGTTGTTGATATCCCATCATCATGCTTAACTCCGCAAAACCATACCATGTTCCACTCAGAGCACCAGAAACATGCTTCATCCCCTCACCAATCATCTAAAAAT GATGTAGAATTCATGGATGAATTGAGAAGCGGCATGACTCAGATACACGAAGAACTTCATGAACTTCGCAAGTTAGTCAAGAGTTGCATGGAGAAGCAAGTTGAATTACGCGATTCTATCAAACAAGATATTTTAGATGTGATTAGGCAATCAA TTCTAATATAG
- the LOC122045184 gene encoding uncharacterized protein LOC122045184 isoform X1, with protein sequence MASSVAPMPISGKWLEPVRVSDSTANSRCSFNPSYLGKIVAPQRETKDVHSSSSSSDRSEEDGGSPGILERWASLQARELARTLDRQAREAEILALATAAPPVSARALSFLREASDSSSAGTAAVAAVDLPRSVRASSLIQMWRDLETDAGFSPKNRPENSSYNADNATPAATSSSSDELSSDYSGDSDSDIPATNCSLLREKNGRVENIVRMMSSGNRTRTAASSLNSKNKQSPRKKPEAMADKTSSDQRSIEDFVARMEQERRSELVALNEHRCVSQFQHQPIYGLTKHSTPKESDELHRRTAIMHPRRKQLDAEDFTSQFAAKRYDSESYRHTNSSWDERNLWMSNLDLQSMADLLPSYGWGGEVITEEGESYLQQHVSRWMHQPSSSWRQLAVRRQPMCVGFFQKFADNVELMELYERRRVSTSLDSDFCNKLNTVVLSLLDRQRKCCFDEDLTVNDEDHPFWQQKDEYFNSSKHVVDIPSSCLTPQNHTMFHSEHQKHASSPHQSSKNDVEFMDELRSGMTQIHEELHELRKLVKSCMEKQVELRDSIKQDILDVIRQSSPAESILNRSSATI encoded by the exons ATGGCCTCCTCCGTGGCTCCGATGCCGATCTCCGGTAAGTGGCTCGAACCAGTCCGAGTCTCCGACTCCACCGCCAATAGCCGCTGCTCCTTCAACCCTTCTTACCTCGGCAAGATCGTCGCCCCTCAGCGGGAAACCAAAGATGTgcattcctcctcctcctcctccgaccGGTCTGAGGAGGACGGCGGGTCGCCGGGGATTCTAGAACGGTGGGCGTCGTTGCAGGCGCGAGAGCTGGCCAGGACCCTCGACCGGCAGGCTCGCGAGGCTGAAATCTTAGCGTTGGCCACCGCCGCTCCGCCTGTCTCCGCCCGCGCCCTATCCTTTCTCCGCGAGGCTTCTGATTCCTCTTCGGCCGGCACTGCTGCAGTCGCTGCTGTCGACCTTCCTAGAAGCGTCCGGGCGTCGTCGCTGATACAGATGTGGAGGGATTTGGAGACCGACGCAGGGTTCAGTCCCAAGAACAGACCGGAGAACAGCAGCTACAACGCCGATAATGCCACACCCGCTGCTACTTCCTCGTCATCGGATGAGCTTTCCAGCGATTACTCCGGGGACTCGGATTCTGACATCCCAGCCACGAATTGTTCTTTGTTGAGGGAGAAGAATGGTCGGGTGGAGAACATCGTGAGGATGATGAGTTCCGGAAACAGGACACGCACCGCCGCCTCGTCATTGAATTCCAAGAACAAGCAATCCCCCCGAAAAAAACCGGAGGCGATGGCAGATAAGACATCAAGTGATCAGCGATCCATTGAAGATTTTGTTGCAAGAATGGAGCAGGAAAGGCGGAGCGAGCTTGTAGCATTGAATGAGCATCGTTGCGTCTCTCAGTTCCAGCATCAG CCAATATATGGTCTCACGAAACATTCAACACCAAAGGAGTCTGATGAATTGCATAGACGAACAGCAATCATGCATCCCAG GAGGAAGCAACTAGATGCTGAAGATTTTACTAGTCAGTTTGCTGCTAAGAGATATGATTCAGAAAGTTATCGTCACACAAACTCATCGTGGGATGAAAGAAATTTGTGGATGAGTAACCTTGATTTGCAAAGTATGGCAGATTTGTTACCTTCATATGGTTGGGGCGGTGAGGTGATTACCGAGGAAGGAGAATCATACTTGCAGCAACATGTTAGTAGATGGATGCATCAGCCCTCCAGTTCATGGAGACAATTAGCAGTCAGAAGGCAACCAATGTGCGTTGGATTCTTTCAGAAATTTGCTGATAATGTTGAGCTTATGGAGCTTTATGAAAG GAGAAGAGTCTCGACTTCCCTGGATAGCGATTTCTGCAACAAGTTAAACACAGTGGTCTTATCATTGTTAGACAGACAAAGGAAATGCTGTTTCGATGAAGACCTAACTGTAAATGATGAAGACCATCCATTCTGGCAACAAAAGGATGAGTACTTCAATAGTTCTAAGCATGTTGTTGATATCCCATCATCATGCTTAACTCCGCAAAACCATACCATGTTCCACTCAGAGCACCAGAAACATGCTTCATCCCCTCACCAATCATCTAAAAAT GATGTAGAATTCATGGATGAATTGAGAAGCGGCATGACTCAGATACACGAAGAACTTCATGAACTTCGCAAGTTAGTCAAGAGTTGCATGGAGAAGCAAGTTGAATTACGCGATTCTATCAAACAAGATATTTTAGATGTGATTAGGCAATCAA GTCCAGCTGAGAGTATCTTGAATCGTTCATCCGCAACGATATGA